The following are encoded together in the Desulfovibrio sp. Huiquan2017 genome:
- a CDS encoding flagellar hook-length control protein FliK — MQNIPGIPIETASKAVQLVKLATSGKSAVQTARADAEGDKSALFAELFNEHTDMVEEELSMAPVAHKEKMLNSAPGIDKEDDEKKTSSAAGTKTRKAEEKAEEKNLESRMTSEDLDAVRDDLKKYGMSDEEIAAIEKQVESEEGMTWGQFVSTIAKKVAENRKAEMNDEQKASLASFFSKLGFNETESGKLIKQLQDGRTDKVLQQVQAKIDAMPEDQRILFTKDEVEAFISSMGLSKEFVTQVQGLFASNALPKDMKQAFTKINQELAGLDKKDQKLVKAVGKAFASAMGDTQKASSAALQVEEAVDLKPRVAEDPSDAAVREELAQAFRDRKDAPSDNAVQRQARQSVADKAAISPEESSRDQADDRDLDPDAEHDRKWNNFVDRVREDGTGRSDTAAKVSAEAKTGETKTVLSQQTTVAGGAKAKAWEKVSAPKVLKQVDQAMLKTLRNGAKQLTLQLTPENLGKLSIVLSVHGKEVSATIRTENSDAHKIITENLHIIKNSLESQGLKVDKLDVQAGLADNQNSNNWFSESEHNLSREREAMVAMRNHMRSMRSQGMNGMAQDVQSVGERVITSDQGLHLIA, encoded by the coding sequence ATGCAAAATATTCCCGGCATCCCCATCGAAACAGCTTCGAAAGCCGTTCAGTTGGTCAAGCTGGCCACTTCGGGCAAGAGCGCGGTCCAGACCGCTCGCGCCGACGCCGAGGGTGACAAGAGCGCCCTGTTCGCCGAGCTGTTCAACGAACACACCGATATGGTCGAGGAAGAACTGTCCATGGCCCCGGTGGCGCACAAGGAAAAGATGCTCAACTCCGCCCCCGGCATCGACAAGGAGGACGACGAAAAGAAGACCTCCAGCGCGGCCGGGACCAAGACCCGCAAAGCCGAAGAAAAGGCCGAGGAAAAGAACCTTGAGAGCCGCATGACCAGCGAAGACCTGGACGCGGTCCGGGACGACCTCAAGAAATACGGCATGTCCGACGAAGAGATTGCGGCCATCGAGAAGCAGGTCGAATCCGAGGAAGGCATGACCTGGGGCCAGTTCGTCTCCACCATCGCCAAGAAGGTGGCCGAGAACCGCAAGGCCGAGATGAACGACGAACAGAAGGCCTCCCTGGCGAGCTTTTTCTCCAAGCTCGGCTTCAATGAAACGGAGTCCGGCAAGCTCATCAAGCAGTTGCAGGACGGACGGACGGACAAGGTTCTCCAACAGGTGCAGGCCAAGATCGACGCCATGCCCGAGGACCAGCGGATCTTGTTCACCAAGGACGAGGTCGAGGCTTTCATCTCCTCCATGGGGTTGTCCAAGGAATTCGTCACCCAGGTCCAGGGACTCTTCGCCTCCAACGCCCTGCCCAAGGATATGAAGCAGGCCTTCACGAAGATCAACCAGGAGCTGGCGGGCCTGGACAAGAAGGACCAGAAGCTGGTCAAGGCCGTGGGCAAGGCGTTTGCCTCGGCCATGGGCGACACGCAAAAGGCGAGTTCGGCCGCCCTCCAGGTGGAGGAAGCCGTGGACCTCAAGCCGCGCGTGGCCGAGGACCCGTCCGACGCCGCAGTCCGCGAGGAGCTGGCCCAGGCCTTCCGCGACCGCAAGGACGCCCCGTCCGACAACGCGGTCCAGCGCCAGGCCCGGCAATCCGTCGCCGACAAGGCGGCGATCTCGCCCGAGGAATCAAGCCGGGACCAGGCCGACGACCGTGACCTGGACCCCGACGCCGAGCACGACCGCAAGTGGAACAATTTCGTTGACCGGGTGCGCGAGGACGGGACCGGCCGGAGCGACACCGCCGCCAAGGTCTCCGCCGAGGCGAAGACGGGCGAAACCAAGACCGTCCTCTCCCAGCAGACGACCGTCGCTGGCGGCGCCAAGGCCAAGGCGTGGGAAAAAGTTTCCGCCCCCAAGGTCCTCAAGCAGGTGGATCAGGCCATGCTCAAGACCCTGCGCAACGGGGCCAAGCAGCTTACCCTGCAACTCACTCCCGAGAACTTGGGCAAGTTGTCCATCGTCCTCTCGGTCCACGGCAAGGAAGTCAGCGCGACCATCCGCACCGAGAACTCCGATGCCCACAAGATCATCACGGAAAACCTTCACATCATTAAGAATTCTTTAGAATCACAAGGCCTGAAAGTTGACAAGCTCGACGTCCAGGCAGGGCTCGCCGACAACCAGAATTCCAACAATTGGTTCAGCGAAAGCGAGCACAATCTGTCCCGGGAACGGGAGGCCATGGTCGCCATGCGCAACCACATGCGGAGCATGCGGTCCCAAGGAATGAACGGCATGGCCCAGGACGTGCAATCCGTCGGTGAACGGGTAATTACTTCCGATCAGGGTTTGCACCTTATCGCATAA
- a CDS encoding flagellar hook assembly protein FlgD produces the protein MGYVDTTGVYLGQQEDRLAASNSPKEHKTSLDQDAFLNILVAQLTHQDPLNPMEDTDMTSQLAQFSSLEQLTSINKGISTLNETMSQNDILTAVSFIGKEIKAEGYKVSLNEGNASTIYYGFGESVTSIMMNIYDSEGAIVRTVELGSKEAGTYQYTWDGKNENNVLLPDGQYGVGIIGQDMDGGYVMVQTEIAGKVDGVVTENGTQFLRLEDGRYVNMLNVKEVVDPSASPTKTDDDKGDDTGNDDGKDDDTGDGDNKGDA, from the coding sequence ATGGGTTACGTAGATACAACAGGCGTCTATCTGGGGCAGCAAGAGGACCGACTTGCCGCTTCGAACTCGCCGAAAGAACATAAGACCAGCCTGGACCAGGATGCCTTCCTGAACATCCTGGTGGCTCAGCTCACGCACCAAGATCCCCTCAATCCCATGGAGGACACCGACATGACCTCCCAGTTGGCCCAATTCTCAAGCCTTGAGCAATTGACCAGCATAAACAAGGGAATCTCCACGCTGAACGAGACCATGTCCCAGAACGACATCCTCACGGCGGTCAGCTTCATCGGCAAGGAGATCAAGGCCGAGGGCTACAAGGTCAGCCTGAACGAAGGCAACGCCTCGACCATCTACTACGGCTTCGGCGAGAGCGTCACCAGCATCATGATGAACATCTACGATTCCGAAGGAGCCATCGTCCGCACCGTGGAGCTCGGCAGCAAGGAAGCCGGCACCTACCAGTACACCTGGGACGGCAAGAACGAGAACAACGTGCTGCTGCCCGACGGCCAATACGGCGTGGGCATCATCGGCCAGGACATGGATGGCGGCTACGTCATGGTCCAGACGGAAATCGCCGGCAAGGTGGATGGCGTGGTCACCGAAAACGGCACCCAGTTCCTGCGCCTGGAGGATGGCCGATACGTCAATATGCTCAACGTCAAGGAAGTCGTCGATCCCAGCGCGTCCCCGACGAAAACGGATGACGACAAGGGTGACGACACGGGCAATGACGACGGCAAGGACGACGACACGGGCGACGGCGACAACAAAGGCGACGCCTAG
- a CDS encoding flagellar hook protein FlgE, translating into MGLGASLYSGISGLTVHSERMTVIGNNLANVNTTGFKGAMMQFEDLASSNFSTVHGVGQVGRGVRVSSVYSDWGQGAFEASTAATDMAISGEGLFMVSPPGEEMKYYTRAGNFRFNNDGYLVDPHGYILQGWQVEHNSTSVTKSTSNSEPTTSSARIIGTPTDIRMENFQSDPKATSSVTIISNLDPSASDKSTDSTNPYFAMFKNWHGEDETPLESTRYGYSTTLKVYDEIGTAHNLTVYFDKVALSNAGGDTVWEFMVTCDPNDDHRMLSGANGIPSTIGDGKTSAAGVLMIGTLTFSTGRLAGMSAYTLKSNGNGNVKDLNNWDLADFSTSGLPVCTANFLGKSNASTAESVNATPLQIDFGISNKNLSSNGGPGTIGWAGGLGTIPTTAAMVGNNISNTNYLANFKDPAISAMATQSVERGGFSTLFQSQNGYSAGILQNISVSREGIISGHYSNGQVLELYAVTLATFTNQHGLRREGGNLFSETLDSGPALTGQAGRSGKGTIDGNQLEMSNVDMASQFVSMITTQRGFQANTKMITTVDSMLGEVISMKR; encoded by the coding sequence ATGGGTTTAGGAGCATCACTGTATTCGGGCATTTCCGGCCTGACGGTACACTCGGAACGCATGACGGTCATCGGCAACAACCTGGCCAACGTGAACACCACGGGATTCAAGGGCGCCATGATGCAATTCGAGGACCTCGCCAGCTCGAATTTCTCTACCGTCCACGGCGTGGGCCAGGTCGGACGCGGCGTGCGCGTCTCCTCCGTCTATTCGGACTGGGGCCAGGGCGCGTTCGAAGCGTCCACCGCGGCCACCGACATGGCCATCTCCGGCGAGGGCCTCTTCATGGTTTCCCCCCCGGGCGAGGAGATGAAGTACTACACTCGGGCGGGCAATTTCCGGTTCAACAACGACGGCTACCTGGTCGATCCCCACGGCTACATCCTCCAGGGATGGCAGGTGGAGCACAATTCCACATCCGTGACCAAAAGTACCTCGAATTCCGAGCCGACGACCAGTTCCGCGCGGATAATCGGAACGCCGACCGACATCCGCATGGAGAACTTCCAATCCGATCCCAAAGCGACCTCCAGCGTGACCATCATCAGCAACCTGGACCCCTCGGCCTCGGATAAGTCGACCGATTCGACCAATCCCTACTTCGCCATGTTCAAGAACTGGCACGGCGAGGACGAAACCCCGTTGGAATCCACCCGGTACGGCTACTCGACCACGCTCAAGGTCTATGACGAAATAGGCACGGCCCACAACCTGACCGTGTACTTCGACAAGGTGGCCTTGAGCAACGCGGGCGGCGACACGGTGTGGGAGTTCATGGTCACCTGCGACCCCAACGACGACCATCGCATGCTGTCCGGCGCCAACGGCATACCGTCTACCATAGGCGACGGCAAGACATCGGCCGCGGGCGTGCTCATGATCGGCACCCTGACCTTCAGCACCGGCCGCCTGGCGGGCATGAGCGCCTACACGCTCAAGTCCAACGGCAACGGCAACGTCAAGGACCTGAACAACTGGGACCTGGCGGACTTCTCCACCAGCGGCCTCCCGGTCTGCACGGCCAACTTCCTGGGGAAGTCCAACGCCAGCACGGCCGAATCCGTCAACGCAACGCCCCTCCAGATCGACTTTGGCATCTCCAACAAAAACCTGTCGAGCAACGGCGGGCCCGGGACCATCGGCTGGGCCGGCGGCCTGGGCACCATCCCCACCACGGCAGCCATGGTCGGCAACAACATCAGCAACACCAACTACCTGGCCAACTTCAAGGATCCCGCCATCTCGGCCATGGCCACCCAAAGCGTGGAGAGGGGCGGCTTCTCCACCCTGTTCCAAAGCCAAAACGGCTACTCCGCAGGTATTCTGCAGAACATCTCGGTCTCCCGCGAGGGCATCATCTCCGGCCACTATTCCAACGGGCAGGTGCTGGAACTCTACGCAGTGACCCTGGCCACCTTCACCAACCAGCACGGCCTGCGCCGCGAGGGCGGCAACCTGTTCTCCGAAACGCTGGATTCCGGCCCGGCCCTGACCGGCCAGGCGGGCAGATCCGGCAAGGGCACCATCGACGGCAACCAACTGGAGATGTCCAACGTGGACATGGCCTCCCAATTCGTCAGCATGATCACCACCCAACGCGGATTCCAGGCCAACACCAAAATGATCACCACCGTGGATTCCATGCTCGGCGAAGTGATCTCCATGAAGCGGTAA
- a CDS encoding HD domain-containing phosphohydrolase, with translation MDTPPPAGNGAHNGKRGRARAMVKVSPYMVIPSRVGGFSLYLKQGDRLVLYAEKGELFTEEHKQRLGLLGVDHLYVRTEDYALFTRYLQDNILEILDDESIPVGERARVWSDATTSLAREAFDRSLPAPVDKRRFQRIHKLITDSLRFLSREDALKELARFIREGEELFQHGVGVMVLTVTTLCSFMKEDSDLIVAVGMGALLHDIGKLELPPEIFAKKFETLSRADKDLVKSHPALGVGVCSALPLPQETLQCILFHHEREDGLGYPSGSTGAMLPSYVRALALCNEYDNLTRGRTERRLTPFEALVRIKSMRSAFDMDMLRRLIEVLAKADLTS, from the coding sequence ATGGACACCCCACCCCCCGCCGGGAACGGCGCACATAACGGCAAGCGAGGCCGCGCCCGGGCCATGGTCAAGGTTTCGCCCTACATGGTCATCCCTTCCCGGGTGGGCGGCTTTTCCCTGTATCTCAAGCAAGGCGACCGACTGGTCCTGTACGCGGAAAAAGGCGAGCTGTTCACCGAGGAGCACAAACAGCGGCTGGGCTTGCTCGGCGTGGACCATCTCTATGTGCGGACCGAGGATTACGCGCTCTTTACCCGCTACCTGCAGGATAACATCCTGGAAATTCTGGACGACGAGTCTATTCCCGTAGGCGAGCGCGCCCGGGTGTGGAGCGACGCCACCACCTCCCTGGCCCGCGAGGCCTTCGACCGCTCCCTGCCCGCGCCCGTGGACAAGCGTCGCTTCCAGCGCATCCACAAGCTCATCACCGATTCATTGAGATTCCTGTCGCGCGAGGATGCCCTCAAGGAGTTGGCCCGGTTCATCCGCGAAGGCGAGGAACTCTTCCAGCACGGCGTGGGGGTCATGGTCCTGACCGTGACCACCCTGTGCTCGTTCATGAAGGAGGACTCGGACCTGATTGTGGCCGTGGGCATGGGGGCCCTCCTCCACGACATCGGGAAGTTGGAGCTGCCGCCCGAAATTTTCGCCAAGAAATTCGAAACGCTGAGCCGCGCGGACAAGGACCTGGTCAAGTCGCATCCCGCCCTGGGCGTGGGCGTGTGCTCGGCCTTGCCCCTGCCCCAGGAAACCCTGCAGTGCATCCTTTTCCACCATGAGCGCGAGGACGGCCTGGGGTATCCTTCGGGATCCACCGGGGCCATGCTGCCGTCCTACGTCAGGGCGCTCGCCCTGTGCAACGAGTACGACAATCTCACGCGCGGCCGCACGGAGCGGCGGTTGACCCCGTTCGAGGCCCTGGTGCGGATCAAGTCCATGCGCAGCGCCTTCGACATGGACATGCTCCGGCGGTTGATCGAGGTCCTGGCGAAGGCCGACCTGACCTCGTAG
- the uvrA gene encoding excinuclease ABC subunit UvrA — MQTTDSKSIHIEGARHHNLKDLTLDIPREKLVVICGPSGSGKSTLAFDIVYAEGQRRYVESLSAYARQFLPQMDKPDVDKVEGLSPAISLEQQTATRNPRSTVGTVTEVYDFLRVFFARLGKFYCPSCGKPIEAQTTDEIVETVLDMAEGTKFMLLAPLVEHQKGTQKDLFAKLKKDGFVRVRVDGELHSLDEVPELEKNKKHTIDLVVDRLVLKDGIKKRLADSVELALEKGDERMIVSVVGGDNAGDTFMSTLSTCPSCKISMPRLTPQLFSFNSPQGACPTCNGIGAVEYFEPDLIAPNKGLSLNEGGVIPWNNATRQRQYGPQLKKLGARHGFTLDTPLADFSEEAWAALFYGDRESGWSGVVPILEYGREQAGVWDHWTARFQQTRPCPTCNGARLKPEALAVRVADKNMVEFTSMSIQRALEWLQGLEFSGHDTLISEPLLKELTHRLGFMVNVGLDYISLGRNMATLSGGEAQRIRLASQLGSGLVGVTYVLDEPSIGLHPRDNQRLLDTLRSLQRRGNTVLVVEHDEPTIREADHVIEIGPSSGWLGGEIVFQGPVDQLLKADSLTGKYLRGDLFIAPPETRRKPAGHISLKGVQTNNLKDLDVDIPLGVMTCVTGVSGSGKSSLVMDSLYKHLLLHQGQKASDPGKIGGIQGIDKIEKVISIDQSPIGRTPRSNPATYTKIFDEVRKIFAGAKESRKRGYQPGRFSFNVKGGRCEACKGDGQIRVEMHFLPDVYVTCETCKGKRYNAQTLEVEYRGKNIAEVLNMTVRQAREFFANHPALMRKLDVLADVGLEYLRLGQPATTLSGGEAQRIKISRELGKRSLPGALYILDEPTTGLHMHEVGKLIRVLHQLVDKNATVIVIEHNTDVIMASDHVIDLGPGGGEHGGRIVASGTPEEIIANPDSVTGKFLL; from the coding sequence ATGCAAACCACCGACTCCAAATCCATACATATAGAAGGCGCCCGGCACCACAACCTCAAGGACCTGACCCTGGACATTCCCCGCGAAAAGCTGGTGGTCATCTGTGGTCCGTCCGGGTCGGGCAAGTCCACCCTGGCCTTTGACATCGTCTACGCCGAGGGACAGCGACGCTACGTCGAATCGCTTTCGGCCTACGCCCGCCAGTTCCTGCCCCAAATGGACAAGCCGGACGTGGACAAGGTCGAGGGGCTCTCCCCGGCCATTTCGCTTGAGCAGCAGACCGCCACCCGCAACCCGCGCTCCACCGTGGGCACCGTGACCGAAGTCTACGACTTCCTGCGCGTCTTCTTCGCGCGGCTGGGCAAATTCTACTGCCCGTCCTGCGGCAAGCCCATCGAGGCCCAAACCACGGACGAGATCGTCGAGACCGTCCTGGACATGGCGGAAGGCACCAAGTTCATGCTCCTGGCCCCGCTGGTCGAGCACCAGAAAGGCACGCAAAAGGACCTCTTCGCCAAGCTCAAGAAGGACGGATTCGTGCGCGTGCGCGTGGACGGCGAACTCCATTCCCTGGACGAGGTTCCGGAGCTGGAAAAGAACAAGAAACACACCATCGACCTGGTGGTGGACCGCCTTGTGCTCAAGGACGGCATCAAGAAGCGCCTGGCCGACTCCGTGGAGCTGGCCCTGGAAAAGGGCGACGAGCGCATGATCGTGTCCGTGGTCGGCGGCGACAACGCCGGGGACACCTTCATGTCCACCCTGTCCACCTGCCCGTCGTGCAAGATCTCCATGCCCCGGCTGACCCCGCAGCTTTTCTCCTTCAACTCGCCCCAGGGGGCCTGCCCCACTTGCAACGGCATCGGGGCCGTGGAATATTTCGAGCCCGATCTGATCGCGCCCAACAAAGGGCTGTCCCTCAACGAGGGCGGCGTCATCCCCTGGAACAACGCCACCCGCCAGCGCCAGTACGGCCCCCAGCTCAAGAAGCTCGGCGCGCGCCACGGGTTCACCCTGGACACGCCCCTGGCCGACTTTTCCGAAGAGGCCTGGGCCGCGCTCTTCTATGGTGACCGCGAATCCGGCTGGTCCGGCGTGGTCCCCATCCTCGAATACGGCCGCGAGCAGGCGGGCGTCTGGGACCACTGGACCGCGCGGTTCCAACAGACCAGGCCGTGCCCGACCTGTAACGGCGCTCGTCTCAAGCCCGAAGCCCTGGCCGTGCGCGTGGCCGACAAGAACATGGTCGAGTTCACCTCCATGTCCATCCAACGCGCCCTGGAATGGCTTCAGGGCCTCGAATTCTCCGGCCACGACACGCTCATTTCCGAACCGCTCCTCAAGGAGTTGACCCACCGCCTCGGTTTCATGGTCAACGTGGGACTGGACTACATCTCGCTTGGCCGGAACATGGCCACCCTGTCCGGCGGCGAGGCCCAGCGCATCCGGCTGGCCTCCCAACTCGGTTCCGGCCTGGTGGGCGTGACCTATGTGCTGGACGAACCTTCCATCGGCCTGCACCCGCGCGACAATCAGCGGCTGCTCGACACCCTGCGCTCGCTGCAACGGCGCGGCAACACAGTGCTCGTGGTCGAGCACGACGAGCCGACCATCCGCGAGGCGGACCACGTCATCGAAATCGGCCCGTCCTCGGGCTGGCTGGGCGGCGAGATCGTCTTCCAGGGCCCGGTGGATCAACTGCTCAAGGCGGATTCCCTGACCGGCAAGTACCTGCGCGGCGACCTGTTCATCGCCCCGCCCGAGACGCGCCGCAAACCCGCGGGCCACATCTCCCTCAAGGGGGTCCAGACCAATAACCTCAAGGATCTGGACGTGGACATCCCGCTCGGGGTCATGACCTGCGTGACCGGCGTGTCCGGCTCGGGCAAGTCGTCCCTGGTCATGGACTCCCTGTACAAGCACCTGCTCCTGCATCAGGGCCAGAAGGCCAGCGACCCCGGCAAGATCGGCGGAATCCAGGGGATCGACAAGATCGAGAAGGTCATCTCCATCGACCAGTCGCCCATCGGCCGTACCCCGCGTTCCAACCCGGCCACCTACACCAAGATATTCGACGAGGTCCGCAAGATATTCGCCGGGGCCAAGGAGTCGCGCAAACGCGGCTACCAGCCCGGCCGATTCTCGTTCAACGTCAAGGGCGGCCGTTGCGAAGCGTGCAAGGGCGACGGCCAGATCCGGGTGGAGATGCACTTCCTGCCCGACGTCTACGTCACCTGCGAAACCTGCAAGGGCAAGCGCTACAACGCCCAGACCCTGGAGGTCGAATACCGGGGCAAGAACATCGCCGAAGTGCTGAACATGACCGTGCGCCAGGCCCGCGAGTTCTTCGCCAACCATCCCGCCCTCATGCGCAAGCTCGACGTCCTGGCCGACGTGGGCCTGGAATACCTGCGCCTCGGCCAGCCCGCCACCACCCTGTCCGGCGGCGAGGCCCAGCGCATCAAAATATCCCGAGAACTCGGCAAGCGCAGCCTGCCCGGCGCGCTCTACATCCTGGACGAACCCACTACCGGCCTGCACATGCACGAGGTCGGCAAGCTCATCCGCGTGCTCCACCAACTCGTGGACAAGAACGCCACGGTCATCGTCATCGAGCACAACACCGACGTCATCATGGCCTCGGACCACGTCATCGACCTCGGCCCCGGCGGCGGGGAGCACGGCGGCCGGATCGTGGCTTCGGGCACGCCCGAGGAGATCATCGCCAACCCGGACAGCGTGACCGGCAAGTTTCTGTTGTAG
- a CDS encoding AzlD domain-containing protein, translated as MPDAVNWWLVGVLLGLGTFVIRFSFILVVDRVTFPEAVVRMLRFIPASVLPAIIVPTVLLHGTAGAPVGLARPVAAAVAVLVAWKTRSILWTLLGGMGTLWLLRAVL; from the coding sequence GTGCCTGATGCCGTGAACTGGTGGCTGGTGGGCGTCCTGCTCGGGCTGGGCACCTTCGTCATCCGATTCTCCTTTATCCTCGTCGTGGACCGGGTGACCTTTCCCGAGGCCGTGGTGCGCATGCTCCGGTTCATTCCGGCTTCGGTTCTACCCGCCATCATCGTGCCCACCGTTCTTCTGCACGGCACGGCCGGGGCCCCCGTCGGCCTGGCTCGGCCCGTGGCCGCCGCCGTCGCCGTGCTGGTGGCCTGGAAAACGCGCAGCATCCTGTGGACCCTTCTCGGGGGGATGGGCACGCTCTGGCTCCTGCGGGCCGTGCTGTAG
- a CDS encoding AzlC family ABC transporter permease: MKDRRQSFLAGMRDSIPILLGMVPFGLICGAVSAGVGMPLWGALGFTWAINAGASQLAALQLMTHHASLAVVVLTGLIINLRFFMYSASIAPHLRTAPLPMRAVCGFMLSDQAYALGIARFTRPDGGSVDKPFYFFGVAVVVWGSYSIGAVLGASVGAFIPPAWDLGFAVPLTFIAVVVPAIQDRPTALAALAAGAVAYFADGLPYNLGLMAGAVTGILLGYLAERRLTRA, translated from the coding sequence ATGAAAGACAGACGACAATCCTTTCTGGCCGGGATGCGCGACAGCATCCCCATCCTTTTGGGTATGGTTCCCTTCGGGCTCATCTGCGGCGCGGTCAGCGCGGGCGTGGGCATGCCCCTGTGGGGCGCCCTGGGCTTCACCTGGGCCATCAACGCCGGGGCCAGTCAACTGGCGGCTCTTCAGCTTATGACTCACCACGCCTCCCTGGCCGTGGTCGTGCTCACCGGGCTGATCATCAACCTGCGCTTTTTCATGTACTCGGCGTCCATCGCCCCGCACCTCAGAACCGCCCCCCTGCCCATGCGGGCGGTGTGCGGCTTCATGCTTTCCGACCAGGCCTACGCCCTGGGCATTGCCCGCTTCACCCGGCCGGACGGCGGCAGCGTGGACAAGCCGTTCTACTTCTTCGGCGTGGCCGTGGTCGTGTGGGGATCCTACTCCATCGGCGCGGTGCTCGGAGCGTCCGTGGGCGCGTTCATTCCACCCGCCTGGGACCTGGGCTTCGCCGTGCCCCTGACCTTCATCGCCGTGGTCGTGCCCGCCATCCAGGACCGGCCTACGGCCCTGGCCGCTCTGGCCGCCGGAGCCGTGGCCTATTTCGCCGACGGGCTGCCCTACAACCTCGGGCTCATGGCCGGGGCCGTGACCGGCATCCTGCTCGGCTATCTGGCCGAACGGAGGCTGACCCGTGCCTGA